In Phacochoerus africanus isolate WHEZ1 chromosome 16, ROS_Pafr_v1, whole genome shotgun sequence, one genomic interval encodes:
- the LOC125117479 gene encoding trypsin — protein sequence MNTFVLLALLGAAVAFPTDDDDKIVGGYTCAANSVPYQVSLNSGSHFCGGSLINSQWVVSAAHCYKSRIQVRLGEHNINVLEGNEQFINAAKIITHPNFNGNTLDNDIMLIKLSSAATLNSRVATVSLPRSCASAGTECLISGWGNTKSSGSSYPSLLQCLKAPILSDSSCRSSYPGQITGNMICVGFLAGGKDSCQGDSGGPVVCNGQLQGVVSWGYGCAQKNKPGVYTKVCNYVNWIQQTIAAN from the exons ATGAACACCTTTGTCTTGCTTGCGCTCCTGGGAGCTGCTG TTGCTTTCCCCACGGATGATGACGACAAGATCGTCGGGGGTTACACCTGCGCAGCAAATTCCGTTCCCTACCAGGTGTCCCTGAATTCTGGCTCCCACTTCTGTGGTGGGTCCCTCATCAACAGCCAGTGGGTGGTGTCTGCTGCTCACTGCTACAAGTC CCGAATCCAGGTACGTCTGGGAGAACACAACATCAACGTCCTTGAGGGCAATGAGCAATTCATCAATGCGGCCAAGATCATCACCCACCCCAATTTCAATGGAAATACCTTAGATAACGACATCATGCTGATTAAACTGAGCTCAGCTGCCACTCTCAACAGTCGAGTGGCAACTGTCTCTCTGCCAAGATCTTGTGCATCTGCTGGTACCGAGTGTCTCATCTCTGGCTGGGGCAACACCAAAAGCAGTGGCT CCAGCTACCCTTCGCTCCTGCAATGCCTGAAGGCTCCCATCCTAAGTGACAGTTCTTGCAGGAGTTCCTACCCAGGCCAAATCACCGGAAACATGATCTGTGTGGGCTTCCTGGCGGGTGGAAAGGATTCTTGCCAG GGTGACTCTGGGGGCCCCGTGGTCTGCAATGGGCAGCTCCAGGGTGTTGTCTCTTGGGGCTATGGCTGCGCCCAGAAAAACAAGCCTGGGGTCTACACCAAGGTATGCAACTATGTGAACTGGATTCAGCAGACCATCGCTGCCAACTAA